A region from the Wolbachia endosymbiont of Folsomia candida genome encodes:
- a CDS encoding IS4 family transposase yields the protein MIKGLKMYGVNTNTQYTDSLGDKWLERELRHVNLGDIRLNKRLITTSYLIERKASGSINQSCGGWKEAKGAYRLFSNEKLEAEKIYSSHHKETAERIKGNKLIFSIQDTSYLDFDSHINTKGLGSISKAYTKHKKGLLLHSALMVSKEGLPLGLSSQQCWARPARKEETAKEKANRKYRTSIEEKESYKWIAALKETINNVSKDVQLVTLGDREADIFKFLWIAESLGSFYVIRNRANRKFICTEEGKTDLQTRIAQLPVKEKIVLEVAKNGHQKSRKANIEVKYMKGYIPIRAPYIYGSKDTAHKISDKVAVYVVSAKEMDPPKGVEAIDWTLLTNVPVNSTLDAIERINWYKLRWKIEEYFRILKSGCKIESSRLTTKERLQKLIAIKSIITFKILYLTKVALSHPMEACTKVLSNEEWKALYIREHQVATLPEEPPNIKQAIIWLGKLGGFMNRKGDNLPGSMTLWRGYENLRESMVMLHIITSQSYG from the coding sequence TTGATAAAGGGTTTAAAAATGTACGGAGTAAATACAAATACGCAATATACTGATAGCTTAGGGGACAAATGGCTAGAAAGAGAGTTGAGACATGTTAATCTGGGAGATATAAGGCTTAATAAGAGGCTTATTACAACAAGTTATCTTATAGAGCGTAAGGCATCTGGATCAATTAATCAAAGTTGTGGTGGATGGAAAGAAGCTAAGGGCGCGTACAGGTTGTTTAGTAATGAAAAGCTTGAGGCCGAGAAAATTTATTCTTCTCATCATAAAGAAACAGCGGAAAGGATAAAAGGAAATAAGCTTATATTTTCAATCCAAGATACTAGTTATTTGGATTTTGACTCTCATATAAATACCAAAGGGCTAGGCAGTATTTCTAAAGCTTATACAAAGCATAAAAAGGGTTTGCTGCTGCATAGTGCCTTAATGGTCAGTAAAGAAGGATTACCTTTAGGTTTATCTTCTCAACAGTGCTGGGCGCGTCCCGCTAGAAAAGAAGAAACAGCAAAAGAAAAAGCAAATAGGAAATACCGTACTTCTATAGAGGAGAAAGAAAGTTATAAGTGGATAGCAGCACTAAAAGAAACCATAAATAACGTTTCCAAAGATGTACAACTTGTCACTCTTGGTGATAGGGAAGCAGATATCTTCAAATTTTTATGGATAGCTGAATCATTGGGTAGTTTTTATGTAATCCGTAACCGAGCTAATAGAAAATTTATCTGTACTGAAGAGGGAAAAACAGATTTGCAAACACGCATAGCTCAACTTCCGGTAAAAGAGAAAATCGTCTTGGAAGTTGCTAAAAACGGGCACCAGAAGTCAAGAAAAGCAAATATTGAAGTAAAATATATGAAAGGCTATATACCTATCAGAGCGCCTTACATTTATGGGTCAAAAGATACAGCACATAAAATAAGTGATAAAGTCGCTGTATATGTGGTAAGCGCAAAGGAAATGGATCCTCCTAAAGGAGTTGAAGCTATCGATTGGACTTTGTTAACTAATGTACCAGTTAATAGCACTTTAGATGCCATAGAAAGGATAAATTGGTATAAGCTACGATGGAAAATTGAAGAATACTTTAGAATTTTAAAATCAGGATGTAAAATAGAAAGCTCTCGTTTAACTACAAAGGAAAGGCTACAGAAATTAATTGCTATAAAGAGCATTATTACATTTAAAATTTTATATTTAACAAAAGTGGCTTTATCGCATCCTATGGAGGCTTGCACTAAGGTTCTAAGCAATGAAGAGTGGAAAGCTCTTTACATACGTGAGCATCAAGTGGCCACATTGCCCGAAGAACCTCCAAACATAAAACAAGCTATTATTTGGTTAGGAAAATTAGGTGGGTTTATGAATAGAAAAGGTGATAATTTACCAGGAAGTATGACTCTATGGCGAGGCTATGAAAATCTTAGAGAGAGCATGGTTATGCTTCACATAATAACTTCTCAAAGTTATGGGTAA
- a CDS encoding transposase yields MGKSKYVNAVECSKFDYMCDRNEAIKLIKMHKNHAEGVEVWKKDVNYGKRAHIEGFFWRFKRIFGFHLKNKSEENRRNEVIIKCNLLNEFINIGIAKFQLIA; encoded by the coding sequence GTGGGTAAAAGTAAGTATGTTAATGCAGTAGAATGTTCAAAATTCGACTATATGTGTGATCGAAATGAAGCAATTAAATTAATAAAAATGCATAAAAATCACGCAGAAGGTGTAGAGGTGTGGAAAAAAGATGTAAATTATGGAAAAAGGGCTCACATAGAGGGTTTTTTTTGGAGATTTAAGCGTATATTTGGATTTCATTTAAAGAACAAATCGGAAGAAAATCGCAGAAACGAAGTAATAATAAAATGCAATTTACTCAATGAATTTATTAATATTGGCATCGCTAAATTTCAGTTGATTGCATGA
- a CDS encoding IS110 family transposase — protein sequence MQVNAILGVDISKKKFDVCLLMDNKKRHKVFQNNQDGFAKLVVWCNGHGANLIHLCLEATSWYGEDLATFMHDLGHNVSIVNPAQIKAFGKSELLRNKTDKSDAAMIARFCIANKPALWKPIAPEMRHLRDLYRCMQSLKNDKLQQMNRLENENMHSSCKEAISKVILAIEEQIIVLETEINEHINHYPHLKNMVENLKTIKGIGHLTAVAVIAEMPAADNFDNAKQFTAFAGLNPGHYESGSSVSKRSCICKIGSERVRKALYMPAIVVKNHNNHFQKFCQRLASKGKCPKVIVLALMRKLMHVFFGILKNNQPFNCNLVG from the coding sequence ATGCAAGTAAATGCTATTTTGGGTGTGGATATTTCAAAAAAGAAATTTGATGTTTGTTTGCTGATGGACAATAAAAAACGACACAAAGTCTTTCAAAATAATCAGGATGGCTTTGCAAAGCTTGTGGTTTGGTGCAATGGCCATGGAGCAAATCTTATTCATCTGTGTCTTGAGGCAACTAGCTGGTATGGGGAAGATTTGGCTACTTTTATGCACGATTTAGGGCATAATGTTAGTATAGTAAACCCGGCTCAAATCAAGGCTTTTGGCAAAAGTGAGCTGCTCAGAAATAAAACAGATAAATCAGATGCAGCTATGATAGCTAGATTTTGTATCGCTAATAAACCTGCTCTTTGGAAACCAATTGCACCTGAAATGAGGCATTTAAGAGATCTTTACCGTTGTATGCAATCGCTAAAAAATGATAAATTGCAACAGATGAACCGCTTGGAAAATGAAAATATGCATTCCAGCTGCAAAGAAGCTATATCTAAGGTAATTTTGGCAATAGAGGAGCAAATTATTGTTCTCGAAACAGAAATTAATGAGCATATAAATCACTATCCACATCTAAAAAATATGGTAGAAAACCTCAAGACTATAAAAGGTATAGGACATCTTACTGCTGTTGCTGTTATTGCAGAAATGCCAGCGGCTGATAATTTTGACAATGCTAAGCAATTTACAGCTTTTGCTGGTCTAAATCCAGGACATTATGAATCTGGATCGTCTGTAAGTAAGAGAAGTTGCATATGTAAAATAGGATCTGAGCGCGTCCGAAAAGCCCTTTATATGCCAGCTATAGTAGTCAAAAACCATAATAATCATTTTCAAAAATTTTGTCAGCGTCTAGCAAGTAAAGGTAAATGCCCAAAAGTCATAGTCCTTGCGTTAATGAGAAAATTAATGCATGTCTTTTTTGGTATTCTTAAAAACAATCAACCATTTAATTGTAATTTAGTTGGATAA
- a CDS encoding integrase core domain-containing protein encodes MRELGMRRNTEDKTLERNYQSKWRFLIKEYEQTKAKKHPFYRFVGDFYHANGINRQTFCKYYNRYRNSGLEKEFLPRKRGPRWESRRTDIEIEKAVIEERKKGINKYEICAILAKKLGNKTPSPSGIYNIIKRAGMNKLSTKEKEVKRKIIREKAGELAHIDCHYLSKDMIINESKRYYLVCVIDDASRIAWAEVLENIQSLNVMFAVLRCFNYIKQSYSIQFKEVMTDNGPEFASRSNLDGHPFERMLVEIGLKHLYTRPYRPQTNGKVERFWRTLNDDLIEGTTFETAQEFKDELFRYLIYYNEHRPHQALGGIAPLGFLQNLSMN; translated from the coding sequence TTGAGGGAGTTAGGTATGAGAAGAAACACAGAAGATAAAACTTTAGAGAGAAATTACCAAAGTAAATGGAGATTTTTGATCAAAGAATATGAGCAAACAAAGGCAAAAAAGCATCCATTTTATAGATTTGTAGGCGATTTTTATCACGCTAATGGAATCAACAGACAAACATTCTGTAAATATTATAATAGGTATAGAAATAGCGGATTAGAAAAAGAGTTTTTACCAAGAAAAAGAGGTCCAAGATGGGAAAGTAGAAGAACAGATATTGAAATAGAAAAAGCAGTTATAGAGGAGCGGAAAAAAGGGATAAATAAATATGAAATTTGTGCTATACTAGCAAAAAAGTTGGGCAACAAAACACCTTCTCCATCTGGTATATATAATATTATTAAGAGAGCCGGCATGAATAAGTTGAGCACAAAAGAAAAAGAGGTGAAGAGAAAGATAATCAGGGAAAAAGCTGGAGAATTGGCACATATAGACTGTCATTATTTGAGTAAAGATATGATAATAAATGAGAGCAAAAGATACTATTTAGTGTGTGTAATAGACGATGCAAGCCGTATAGCATGGGCAGAAGTTTTAGAAAATATTCAGAGTCTGAATGTAATGTTTGCAGTGCTCAGATGTTTTAATTATATAAAGCAAAGTTACAGTATTCAGTTCAAAGAAGTAATGACAGACAATGGACCAGAGTTTGCATCAAGAAGTAATTTGGATGGACATCCATTTGAAAGAATGTTAGTTGAAATTGGCTTAAAGCATTTATATACAAGGCCATATAGACCACAAACAAATGGAAAAGTAGAGCGCTTTTGGCGGACTTTAAATGATGATTTGATTGAGGGTACAACGTTTGAGACTGCTCAGGAATTTAAAGATGAATTGTTTAGATATTTAATTTATTACAATGAACACAGGCCGCATCAAGCTCTTGGAGGTATCGCTCCTTTGGGCTTTTTGCAAAATTTGTCAATGAATTAG
- a CDS encoding IS4 family transposase, which translates to MTFTLKETINNVSKDVQLVTLGDREADIFKFLWIAESLGSFYVIRNRANRKFICTEEGKTDLQTRIAQLPVKEKIVLEVAKNGHQKSRKANIEVKYMKGYIPIRAPYIYGSKDTAHKISDKVAVYVVSAKEMDPPKGVEAIDWTLLTNVPVNSTLDAIERINWYKLRWKIEEYFRILKSGCKIESSRLTTKERLQKLIAIKSIITFKILYLTKVALSHPMEACTKVLSNEEWKALYIREHQVATLPEEPPNIKQAIIWLGKLGGFMNRKGDNLPGSMTLWRGYENLRESMVMLHIITSQSYG; encoded by the coding sequence TTGACCTTTACACTAAAAGAAACCATAAATAACGTTTCCAAAGATGTACAACTTGTCACTCTTGGTGATAGGGAAGCAGATATCTTCAAATTTTTATGGATAGCTGAATCATTGGGTAGTTTTTATGTAATCCGTAACCGAGCTAATAGAAAATTTATCTGTACTGAAGAGGGAAAAACAGATTTGCAAACACGCATAGCTCAACTTCCGGTAAAAGAGAAAATCGTCTTGGAAGTTGCTAAAAACGGGCACCAGAAGTCAAGAAAAGCAAATATTGAAGTAAAATATATGAAAGGCTATATACCTATCAGAGCGCCTTACATTTATGGGTCAAAAGATACAGCACATAAAATAAGTGATAAAGTCGCTGTATATGTGGTAAGCGCAAAGGAAATGGATCCTCCTAAAGGAGTTGAAGCTATCGATTGGACTTTGTTAACTAATGTACCAGTTAATAGCACTTTAGATGCCATAGAAAGGATAAATTGGTATAAGCTACGATGGAAAATTGAAGAATACTTTAGAATTTTAAAATCAGGATGTAAAATAGAAAGCTCTCGTTTAACTACAAAGGAAAGGCTACAGAAATTAATTGCTATAAAGAGCATTATTACATTTAAAATTTTATATTTAACAAAAGTGGCTTTATCGCATCCTATGGAGGCTTGCACTAAGGTTCTAAGCAATGAAGAGTGGAAAGCTCTTTACATACGTGAGCATCAAGTGGCCACATTGCCCGAAGAACCTCCAAACATAAAACAAGCTATTATTTGGTTAGGAAAATTAGGTGGGTTTATGAATAGAAAAGGTGATAATTTACCAGGAAGTATGACTCTATGGCGAGGCTATGAAAATCTTAGAGAGAGCATGGTTATGCTTCACATAATAACTTCTCAAAGTTATGGGTAA
- a CDS encoding NAD-dependent epimerase/dehydratase family protein: MKDNPIRVEGKECVFDFTYLDDVIEGVYLTVQYLQNEKSSLPPIHLTTNNPYNLENLAKTILKITGSHSRIDFYPPRNFDVAKFCGDFTRAKELLGWSPKHSLEVGLGKFIKSLKNNTQEYPKNIDMVIYENIKSYSWLPSLL, encoded by the coding sequence TTGAAAGATAATCCGATTAGAGTAGAAGGTAAAGAATGTGTTTTTGATTTTACCTATTTAGATGATGTTATAGAGGGTGTATACTTAACTGTTCAATATTTACAAAACGAAAAATCTTCTCTCCCCCCTATTCATCTTACTACTAATAACCCATACAATTTGGAAAATTTAGCAAAAACTATATTAAAAATTACAGGGAGTCATTCTAGAATTGATTTTTATCCTCCAAGAAATTTTGATGTAGCTAAGTTTTGTGGTGATTTTACTAGAGCTAAAGAGCTACTTGGTTGGTCTCCAAAGCATTCATTAGAAGTAGGATTAGGCAAATTTATAAAAAGTCTGAAAAATAATACACAAGAATATCCTAAAAATATAGATATGGTAATATATGAAAATATTAAAAGTTATTCATGGCTACCCTCCTTATTATAG
- a CDS encoding glycosyltransferase — protein MKILKVIHGYPPYYSAGSEVYSQTLAHELANNNEVQVFTRQENVFLPDFHYSTVLDYNHNGILLHIINIKYRNRFISEEVDTVFKNIIDDFQPDLIHFGHLNHLSLTLPEVAFKENIPTVFTLHDFWLMCPRGRFIQRNSEDLLQLCDGQEDQKCATQCYKGYFTGDKECINSDLNYWTQWISTRMKHSREVIDYIDHFIAPSKFLMDKFIQDFNIPINKISYLDYGFNLNRLRNRNRVQEEEFIFGYIGTHTPEKGVDMLLKAFSRLPSKAKLRIWGAVREETKALKAIASQFSQTVKERIEWMGSYNNENIVTDVFNKLDAIVVPSIWSENSPLVIHEAQQLRVPVITANYAGMAEYVRDEINGLLFKHRDINSLLEKMQVLSTDQKLHSKLAQRGYLYTKSGDVPSISEHTEQLNKVYRNVITSKGKSVPVKPGPWRITFDTNPDYCNFACVMCECFSPYSNVKEEKKAKGIKPKIMSIETIRKVITEAAGTPLREIIPSTMGEPLMYKNFDEIINLCHEFDLKLNLTTNGSFPIKGAKKWAELLIPILSDVKISWNGATKETHEKIMKGSKWEVVTENLKIFLNVRDKYFNDTGKRCTVTLQLTFLESNLHELYDIVEMAIKNSIDRVKGHHLWAHFEEIKNLSMRRDELAISRWNTEVRRLYELRDNMLLPNGKKIKLENFTILSREGIEDLAPGGQCPFLGKEAWINNEGKFSPCCAPDELRKTLGNFGNVNEVKLEEIWQSSEYLRLQKNYLNYELCKTCNMRKPLIN, from the coding sequence ATGAAAATATTAAAAGTTATTCATGGCTACCCTCCTTATTATAGTGCTGGTTCAGAGGTGTACAGCCAAACTCTTGCACATGAACTAGCTAATAACAATGAGGTGCAAGTATTTACTAGGCAAGAAAATGTTTTCTTACCTGATTTTCACTATAGTACGGTGTTGGACTATAACCATAATGGTATCTTATTACATATAATTAATATTAAATATCGTAATAGATTCATTAGTGAGGAAGTGGATACAGTATTCAAAAATATAATAGATGATTTTCAGCCAGACCTTATTCATTTCGGTCACCTTAATCACCTATCTTTAACTCTACCAGAAGTTGCTTTTAAAGAAAATATACCTACAGTTTTCACACTACATGACTTCTGGTTAATGTGTCCACGAGGAAGATTTATTCAACGTAATTCTGAAGATTTATTACAGCTTTGTGATGGACAAGAAGATCAAAAATGTGCAACCCAATGTTATAAGGGGTATTTTACAGGAGATAAAGAGTGTATTAATTCAGACTTGAATTACTGGACACAATGGATTTCAACTAGAATGAAGCACTCACGAGAAGTAATAGACTATATAGATCACTTTATTGCCCCATCGAAATTCTTGATGGATAAATTTATTCAAGATTTTAATATTCCGATAAATAAAATTTCTTATCTTGATTATGGTTTTAATCTAAACCGTCTTAGGAATAGAAATAGAGTACAAGAAGAAGAGTTTATTTTTGGTTATATTGGTACTCATACTCCTGAGAAAGGTGTTGACATGTTATTGAAGGCTTTTTCTCGCTTACCATCTAAAGCAAAACTTAGAATTTGGGGAGCAGTAAGAGAAGAAACTAAAGCTTTAAAAGCAATTGCTAGTCAGTTTTCACAGACAGTCAAAGAAAGAATAGAATGGATGGGAAGTTATAACAATGAAAATATAGTTACCGATGTATTTAATAAACTTGATGCTATAGTTGTTCCATCAATTTGGAGTGAAAATTCACCATTAGTAATACATGAAGCACAGCAACTTAGAGTACCAGTTATAACAGCTAACTATGCTGGTATGGCAGAATATGTAAGAGATGAAATAAATGGATTATTATTTAAACATAGAGATATAAATAGCTTGTTAGAGAAAATGCAAGTTCTATCTACAGATCAGAAGTTACATAGTAAACTTGCCCAAAGAGGTTATCTTTATACTAAAAGTGGTGATGTACCTTCTATAAGTGAGCACACTGAGCAACTTAACAAGGTTTACCGTAATGTTATTACAAGTAAAGGTAAATCAGTACCTGTAAAACCTGGTCCTTGGAGAATTACTTTTGATACTAATCCAGATTATTGTAACTTTGCTTGTGTAATGTGTGAATGTTTTTCACCATATAGTAATGTTAAAGAGGAGAAGAAAGCCAAAGGGATAAAACCTAAGATAATGTCAATAGAAACTATCAGAAAAGTAATTACAGAAGCAGCTGGAACACCTTTGAGGGAAATAATTCCTTCTACTATGGGTGAACCTTTGATGTACAAGAATTTTGATGAAATAATAAATTTATGTCATGAATTTGACCTAAAGCTTAACCTTACAACTAATGGTTCTTTTCCTATTAAAGGGGCTAAAAAATGGGCTGAACTGCTGATACCAATCTTATCTGATGTTAAGATTTCCTGGAACGGAGCAACTAAGGAAACTCATGAAAAGATCATGAAAGGCTCAAAATGGGAAGTAGTAACAGAGAATCTAAAAATCTTCCTTAATGTTCGAGATAAATACTTTAATGATACAGGTAAGAGATGTACTGTTACTCTACAATTAACATTTTTAGAGAGTAATTTGCATGAGCTTTATGATATAGTTGAGATGGCTATAAAAAATAGCATAGATAGAGTGAAAGGACATCACCTTTGGGCACATTTTGAGGAAATCAAGAATCTCTCTATGAGAAGAGATGAGTTAGCAATTAGTAGGTGGAACACTGAGGTAAGAAGGTTATACGAACTGAGAGATAATATGTTGTTGCCAAATGGTAAAAAGATAAAGTTAGAAAATTTTACAATTCTCTCTCGAGAAGGTATTGAAGATTTGGCTCCAGGTGGTCAATGTCCATTTTTAGGTAAAGAAGCATGGATAAACAATGAAGGAAAATTTAGTCCTTGCTGTGCTCCAGATGAACTACGAAAAACATTAGGGAATTTTGGTAATGTTAATGAAGTTAAACTGGAAGAAATATGGCAAAGTAGTGAGTATCTAAGATTACAAAAGAATTATTTAAACTATGAATTATGCAAAACATGCAACATGAGAAAACCATTAATCAATTAG
- a CDS encoding phytanoyl-CoA dioxygenase family protein produces the protein MEILQKNGFFIIKNLVPLELITQSLNDITNTISKLSQELGVSTSNYLNCTGRWGTSSQVTRIVSQILDEIIKNYLEKSLQCQILQKKSNIICKTADLIDAVPFHQDISYSFNDPYHFSVWLALNNVNEASGVLQVIEDSHNWTIQPLVDFWHPYFCDQYSKNRKDYKIKSLPISAGDAIVFDSRLWHGSDKNIDARDRFAYVTRWIIKDKSLPCTPKPQPSGFGILNCGELTESILRKCLSLFNQQEGIEKKSMEELIKSWLAFLTDETKNISGVSTAKAKQDLYKLLILNQASALHDAGDISGKIYKNLWFSLLLFLNKKVNMVELAL, from the coding sequence ATGGAAATACTGCAAAAAAATGGTTTCTTTATTATCAAAAATCTTGTTCCTTTAGAATTAATCACTCAGTCTTTAAATGATATAACAAATACAATATCAAAATTATCTCAAGAATTAGGTGTTTCAACTTCTAACTATTTAAACTGCACTGGAAGATGGGGAACATCATCTCAAGTAACTAGAATTGTATCCCAAATATTAGATGAAATTATTAAAAATTATCTTGAAAAGTCACTTCAATGCCAGATTCTTCAGAAGAAATCAAATATTATATGTAAAACTGCTGATTTAATAGATGCAGTTCCCTTCCATCAGGATATCTCTTATAGCTTTAATGATCCTTATCATTTTTCTGTTTGGCTAGCTTTGAATAATGTTAACGAAGCTTCAGGTGTGCTGCAAGTTATAGAAGATAGTCACAATTGGACAATACAGCCTTTAGTTGATTTTTGGCATCCATACTTTTGTGATCAATACTCGAAGAATCGAAAAGATTACAAAATTAAGTCACTACCTATCTCAGCAGGAGACGCAATAGTTTTTGATTCACGGTTATGGCATGGTAGTGATAAGAACATAGATGCTAGAGATAGGTTTGCCTATGTTACAAGATGGATTATAAAGGATAAAAGTCTTCCTTGCACACCTAAACCTCAGCCTTCGGGTTTTGGTATATTAAATTGTGGTGAATTAACAGAATCTATACTTAGAAAATGCTTATCATTATTTAATCAACAGGAAGGCATAGAGAAAAAAAGCATGGAAGAGCTTATCAAGAGCTGGTTAGCTTTTCTTACAGATGAAACTAAAAATATTTCTGGAGTTAGTACTGCTAAAGCTAAGCAAGATTTATATAAGTTACTTATCCTAAATCAAGCGTCAGCACTACATGATGCTGGAGACATCTCAGGAAAAATATACAAGAATTTATGGTTTTCACTACTTCTATTTCTCAATAAAAAAGTCAATATGGTAGAGTTGGCATTATAA
- a CDS encoding ABC transporter ATP-binding protein, protein MNKSRTSNFKYILVFILSMLSKFKLNVLIMLLIALVVAIDLSFRKYLVKDILDTAVKYQEGNVIENLLLPVSAYIFMALLITTAFRFYGYFVDIRMFTSLREKIADMSFYRLLQQDHSYYQDNLSGSLVHKASNLMDSVIELIRLFIDCFFSYSIALILAIYTLSLVNIKFAIATFTWVSIFTLISIFSFRTLTGLADNHSQQSSQVIASIADSILNIISIRLFSQKAYERRKFSYICKKKTFSERKLQWAYFWLWLVYGYSFDLLQAVSLYFLIHDYQLNKIAIGDIALVLGINISIIEFLNHLTRNLAQFSAHYGKVLDALPILITIPEIQDKQNAKRLTVVSGKIIFNNVDFSYEDKEPLFQNFSVTINPYEKVGLVGYSGGGKSTFISLILRLFDVKKGNIQIDNQVVSEVTQSSLRQQISVVPQDPLLFHDTISANIMYGNPLSTNEEVIKAAKLAGIHDFIMTLPDHYKTTVGEKGIKLSGGERQRIVIARAFLKNAPILFLDEPTSQLDSITEKTIQMGLFKLMENKTTITIAHRISTLLHMDRILVFDKGKIVQDGKHIELVSKQGLYKELWDAQIGCLYIKENNEKNY, encoded by the coding sequence ATGAACAAAAGTAGAACTAGTAATTTCAAGTATATATTAGTGTTTATTTTAAGTATGTTGTCCAAGTTTAAGCTCAACGTGCTTATAATGCTTCTAATTGCTTTGGTAGTGGCTATCGATTTATCTTTTAGAAAATACCTAGTAAAAGATATCTTAGATACAGCTGTAAAATATCAAGAAGGTAATGTTATTGAAAATCTCTTGTTACCTGTAAGTGCTTACATTTTTATGGCATTACTTATCACTACTGCTTTTAGATTTTATGGTTACTTTGTTGATATTCGAATGTTTACCTCACTACGTGAGAAAATAGCAGATATGTCTTTTTATAGGCTGCTTCAGCAAGACCATTCATATTATCAGGATAATCTATCTGGAAGTTTAGTACATAAGGCTAGTAACTTAATGGATAGTGTAATAGAGTTAATAAGATTATTTATAGACTGTTTCTTTAGTTATAGTATAGCATTGATCTTGGCTATTTATACTTTATCACTAGTAAACATAAAATTTGCAATAGCTACATTTACTTGGGTAAGTATTTTTACTTTAATCTCAATTTTTAGCTTTCGAACACTTACTGGGTTAGCTGATAATCATTCTCAGCAAAGTTCACAAGTTATAGCCAGCATAGCTGATAGTATTTTAAACATTATATCAATAAGGTTATTTTCTCAGAAAGCATATGAGAGACGTAAATTTTCTTACATATGCAAGAAAAAGACCTTTTCAGAAAGGAAATTACAATGGGCATACTTTTGGCTTTGGCTTGTATATGGTTATTCATTTGATTTACTACAAGCAGTAAGTTTATATTTTTTAATTCATGACTATCAATTGAACAAGATTGCAATAGGAGATATTGCGCTTGTACTTGGAATTAACATATCTATCATAGAGTTTCTCAATCATTTAACTAGAAACCTTGCTCAATTTTCTGCTCACTACGGCAAGGTTTTAGATGCACTACCCATCCTAATCACTATACCAGAAATTCAGGATAAACAAAATGCTAAGAGATTAACTGTAGTAAGCGGGAAAATAATATTTAATAATGTTGATTTTTCTTATGAAGATAAGGAACCATTATTTCAAAATTTTTCAGTCACCATCAACCCTTACGAAAAAGTAGGGCTAGTTGGTTATTCTGGTGGTGGTAAATCTACTTTTATAAGCTTAATCCTAAGGTTATTTGATGTCAAAAAAGGTAACATACAGATTGATAACCAAGTAGTATCAGAAGTTACACAGAGTTCTTTGAGGCAACAAATCTCTGTAGTACCTCAAGATCCATTGTTATTTCACGATACTATTTCAGCAAATATCATGTATGGTAACCCTCTATCTACTAACGAAGAAGTGATAAAAGCTGCTAAATTAGCTGGTATTCATGATTTTATTATGACTCTGCCAGATCACTATAAAACTACAGTTGGAGAAAAAGGCATAAAGCTATCCGGAGGAGAAAGGCAAAGAATAGTAATAGCAAGAGCATTTCTAAAAAACGCTCCGATATTATTTCTTGATGAGCCAACGAGTCAGTTAGATTCTATAACAGAGAAAACAATTCAAATGGGCTTATTTAAGTTAATGGAAAACAAAACTACCATTACTATAGCACACCGCATTTCTACACTTTTACATATGGACCGAATTCTAGTATTTGACAAAGGAAAAATTGTACAAGATGGTAAACACATTGAACTAGTTTCCAAGCAAGGTCTTTATAAAGAACTTTGGGATGCACAAATTGGCTGTCTATATATCAAAGAAAACAATGAAAAAAACTATTGA